Proteins co-encoded in one Jeotgalibacillus malaysiensis genomic window:
- a CDS encoding phosphopantetheine adenylyltransferase, with protein MKRKAVCPGSFDPITLGHLDIISRGAKNFDELHIVVLNNSSKKPAFSVDERMDLIRTVTRDIPNIKVDSYQGLLVDYAREVGANVIIRGLRAVSDFEYEMQITSMNRVLHNDLETFFIMTNNQYSFLSSSIVKEVARYGGNISELVPPEVEEALKQKYLVK; from the coding sequence ATGAAGCGTAAAGCAGTATGTCCTGGAAGCTTTGACCCGATCACTCTTGGGCATTTAGATATTATTTCACGCGGGGCTAAGAATTTTGATGAACTACATATTGTCGTATTAAATAACTCTTCCAAAAAGCCGGCATTTTCCGTAGATGAGCGAATGGATTTAATTAGAACAGTGACAAGAGATATTCCAAATATCAAAGTCGACTCCTATCAGGGACTTCTTGTAGACTATGCGAGAGAAGTTGGAGCGAATGTGATTATCCGTGGCCTGCGTGCAGTATCTGACTTTGAATATGAAATGCAGATCACGTCGATGAACAGAGTCTTACATAATGACTTAGAAACATTTTTCATCATGACAAATAATCAGTATTCATTTTTAAGCTCAAGTATTGTAAAAGAAGTGGCACGTTATGGAGGAAACATTTCAGAGTTAGTACCGCCTGAGGTGGAAGAAGCATTAAAGCAGAAGTATCTTGTGAAATAA
- a CDS encoding esterase, producing MEPKIGLALGSGGSRGFAHLGVLKVLEREEIPIHYISGSSMGSLIGALYSAGQTVEDMERVAVTFRSKYFMDLTVPKMGFISGEKFRQFIRLFTHHKKIEELNIPLSIVATDLIKAEKVIFTTGPVDRAVRASTAIPGIFVPEKIDGKLLVDGGVIDRVPASVAKDMGADLVIGVDVSQVKKNAEITTIYDVIIQSIDILQTEIVHLKMTGADVLISPRVEKFSSKSFQNAKEIIQLGEEAAEAALPKIYEEIERWKELHKDE from the coding sequence ATGGAACCAAAGATTGGTCTGGCGCTTGGTTCAGGTGGATCGCGCGGATTTGCTCATCTGGGTGTCTTAAAGGTGCTTGAGCGTGAAGAGATTCCGATTCACTATATTTCCGGCAGCAGTATGGGGTCTTTAATCGGGGCTCTCTACAGTGCCGGACAGACAGTTGAAGATATGGAAAGAGTGGCGGTTACGTTCAGAAGTAAATACTTCATGGATCTGACTGTTCCAAAAATGGGATTTATCTCCGGGGAAAAATTCCGGCAATTTATCAGGTTATTTACACATCATAAAAAAATTGAAGAGTTGAATATACCATTATCAATCGTTGCAACTGATCTGATTAAAGCTGAAAAGGTTATATTTACAACGGGACCTGTTGACCGGGCTGTCAGAGCAAGTACAGCCATACCAGGGATTTTTGTACCTGAAAAAATTGATGGGAAACTGCTTGTTGACGGCGGTGTTATTGACAGAGTACCTGCTTCTGTTGCAAAGGATATGGGTGCTGATCTTGTGATTGGGGTAGATGTATCACAAGTAAAGAAAAATGCTGAAATTACAACAATTTATGATGTAATCATTCAAAGCATTGATATCCTGCAGACAGAAATTGTACACCTGAAAATGACAGGGGCAGATGTTTTGATCTCTCCCCGCGTAGAAAAGTTCAGCAGTAAATCCTTTCAAAATGCGAAAGAAATTATACAACTGGGTGAAGAAGCTGCTGAAGCAGCTCTGCCGAAAATATATGAAGAAATTGAACGCTGGAAGGAGCTTCACAAAGATGAATAA